The DNA window ctaagggggcgaggccgtatagcggttatgtcccccaccgcgtaagggtacgtcatggttgggattccctcccgtatacagtcgactcctcacagtgctttTAAAATCGTATGACAATACAAGAAAAGAGTAGAAAGAAGATTGCACTCGACTGtttattttcttgtaaaaatcgAAAACATGCATACATAGATTCGAGAttttaaagtttttaaaaatagcccacttacagtatttTGATGCTAAAAACGTAGGTTGCTTGCTTCGGAAAGGGATCGTTCCTTGCTCTACACTTGACGGCACTTCGACCCGATTTTTTTCTAGGCTAGCTTGCGACGATATTTGGACAGAGCTTCGCTAGGGGGTTGCTGAAAATTTCGAGATTTCATCATAGGGGATTTCGAAATTGTGGTGTCTTGTGGAGTGAGGGTGATGGCCTATTTATAGTTGAGAGGAGTGGAGTTAAATAAGGCACCAAAATCCCTCATCCTTGCACTCGAGATTCACACTATTTTTGCTAACAAAACCATTCCATGATGAGTTTATCTTGCTACCAAATTGAGAGGTTCATTCCTTAATCCTTTGTCCcttcatattttcgaaaattaggtTACTAGGTGGGAAGGATTTGAGTCAACTTGGATGATTTGCTTCCAATAAATAAAGTATCTAACCATAAAATGCATTAGGCATATATCCTtgtaggattttcgaaaatttgcttGCCATAAGATGCTTCAATCTTCTAGATTTTGTAGGATATTACAACCTTGTAAATCTCCCTctcatattttcgaaatttgcaaGTCTATGTCCTCATTTGATtgactaaataataaaatttctaTTACAAGGATTTCTAATATAttttccactccataccatcATCCAAGATCCTAAGCTCTTAAATTTCCTTACAATGTCCACAATTGCTAATTATATCCTTGAAAAATCTCGGTTCtcacatctagtgagtctagCCAGGGTAGGATTTCCATAACTGATCCTGAGTTTATCCCTGATTCCCATGAGGAGGAAGTCACTACTCATAGTCGTCCGGGTAAGGAAGTTCGTCACGTGACCCAACAAATGAACATATCTGAGGCAGATAACTTATGGTATGGTCATTTGTCCTCCCACATTCCTCCTGGTAGTGAGTCGAAAATTAGGACTATGTGGCACATTCCTTCCTCCCACCAGATAAACATTCCTGGCCCAGATGACCGACCTTATCTTGCCCCTAAGGGCTATTATACCTTTTTTCAGCATCATTTTGATGCAGGTCTTCGTTTCCCCTTGTGTGATTTCTTTCAAGAATTAAGCAAGTACTATCAGGTGCACTTAGGTTTACTCACGCCCAATGCCTTCCGTTTGATAAGCTGTTTTGCTGTGTTATTCAGGGCCCTAGACCTCCCTTTGAATTGAACCACGTTTTCCTACTTCTTAGTTTTGTCTAGATCAAAAGATGGACCTTTCTATGTAGCCTCTCGGTCTAGCCACAAACTTTTCGATGGAGCCCCCAGTCACGTGAAGGACTGGAAAAAATACTTCCTCTTTGTCCAGCCACCCAAAGAATTGACTTGCTTCACAGATTGGTATCCCACTTTTACCAAGCCCGATCTTTCCAAGGGTTATAAGAAAGATGAGGAGTACCTGAAGATAATGAGTGTACTAGGAGATCGATGCTTTAACATTCCTAAACTTCTTTTGAGGATCTCCTAGGTCATGCCGGGTTAAGTCCCGCTAAAATTAAGTTGAAAGAGAATGCTGGTAGATATTCTCATCTTTTCATacttcttgtttttcttttgtttattaTGTTACTTAATAAACGTTCTTATCTTGTTCATTGTCTCTGCTTGCAGGTACTAGAGTCATGAACGCCCTATTTCTCCGTGAACTTTCCAAGACAAAGGACGTGGGTTCCTCATCAGCTTCCCAGAAGTCCGTTACCCCAGCAGTCACGACGGGCCCAAAGGGAGATTGTTCTGCTGCTGAGAAAAAGAAAACAGGTTCCTGCTCTACTACTGGAAAGAAGCCTGCCAGCTCCCCTAGCTCCCCTACTGCTGCGAAGAAGAAGAAGCCAGGCTCCTCTTCTTCCGCCCCAAAGCGAGCCTCCTCTCCACCTCCTCGCGCCAAGTCCCCTCCTCCATCTGGTAAGCAAAAAGCATCAACTGATCTTAGCCCGTCAGCCCCACAGCATGGCAAGCGCAAGATTTCTGAGATTTCTATCGTATCGATTTCTTCTCCAGAGGGGTCCGAGTCAGATGAGGGGCCTCCCCCTGAGCCGGGGGTAAATCCTCTATATACCTCGGATACGGCCATCTTGGGGCGGGGTCCTACTCAATTAGCTCAGAAGATAATGTACCAGCTTCCCTCCGAGGCAGATGCAACGTTCATGAGTTCACTGGGGTGGTCTGCACTCCTTCGCCGGGCATGCACCAGTGTCACTGAGGTATGCTTCTCCTCCTAGTCTTTAGATTGATGTCTAATATGTGTTTGATTTTCTTGTCGTCTTTTCACCCTTATCTACTTACACAGGGCATGATATACGTTGAGGAGGTGGCTGAGCGTGTTAAGGCCACTCGATCTGACGCCTACCAAGAATCACGCGAGGGCGAGGCTCTCCGCGAACGGCTCCAGACTACTATTGACGAGATGAAAGTGACGCATGCTAATGAGCTTTCGGAGTCTCAAGATCAATTGTCGGAGTCCCAGATCGAGTGCGGCGAGCTCTCGAAATAGAAGCAGGAGTCTCAGCGGCTGATAGAGGATCAAGCTAAAGAGATCCAGAAGCTGAAGAAAGAATTAAAGAATTCACAGGCTGAGCTTAAAGACGCCAAGGCACGACATGTTGCAGAAGCCTCCTCATTCAAAGAGGAATTTCTCAAATCCGAAGAATTTGTCGAGATCTGTGGTCTGAAAGCTTTTCACTACTTGAGAGTGGGTTTCGAGGGTGCAATCGACCTCTTCAAGGCTCAGGGCTATCCTCCGCCAGACGCCCCTACTGACTTCATCGACCTGGAGGGCTTCATATTTATGctattttctgcattgctttACTTTCCGTAGAACTATGCGACTTTTGCGACGTTTACATTTGGTTATTTCCTTTTGCACACTTTCGGCATGTACGAACTCGTTTTACGCAACATTGAGTATTTTGCATT is part of the Primulina eburnea isolate SZY01 chromosome 1, ASM2296580v1, whole genome shotgun sequence genome and encodes:
- the LOC140811456 gene encoding uncharacterized protein, which gives rise to MNALFLRELSKTKDVGSSSASQKSVTPAVTTGPKGDCSAAEKKKTGSCSTTGKKPASSPSSPTAAKKKKPGSSSSAPKRASSPPPRAKSPPPSGKQKASTDLSPSAPQHGKRKISEISIVSISSPEGSESDEGPPPEPGVNPLYTSDTAILGRGPTQLAQKIMYQLPSEADATFMSSLGWSALLRRACTSVTEGMIYVEEVAERVKATRSDAYQESREGEALRERLQTTIDEMKVTHANELSESQDQLSESQIECGELSK